Proteins encoded together in one Pseudomonas arsenicoxydans window:
- a CDS encoding methyl-accepting chemotaxis protein, producing MQDKLRDTLQRISGSATQLASAAEELNSVTDESARGLTQQNNEIEQAATAVNEMTSAVEEVARNAVSTSEASKNATTSAGDGRDLVQETVSAIERMSADVQSTATLIGDLANESRDIGKVLDVIRGLADQTNLLALNAAIEAARAGEAGRGFAVVADEVRALAHRTQQSTSEIERMIGSIQTGTEHAVNSMRNSTERAESTLNIARGAGLSLDTINSAIVEINERNLVIASAAEEQAQVAREVDRNLVNIRDLSVQSATGANQTSAASNELSRLALDLNNMVGRFSL from the coding sequence ATGCAGGACAAGCTGCGCGACACCCTGCAACGGATTTCCGGCTCGGCCACACAGTTGGCGTCCGCCGCAGAAGAGTTGAACAGCGTCACCGACGAAAGCGCTCGCGGCCTGACTCAGCAAAACAACGAAATCGAACAGGCTGCTACCGCAGTCAACGAAATGACCAGCGCTGTGGAAGAAGTCGCCCGCAACGCCGTGAGCACCTCCGAAGCCTCGAAAAACGCCACTACATCGGCCGGTGACGGGCGTGATCTGGTGCAAGAAACCGTCAGCGCCATTGAACGCATGAGCGCTGATGTGCAGAGCACGGCGACCTTGATCGGTGATCTGGCCAATGAGTCCCGTGATATCGGCAAGGTGCTGGACGTGATCCGCGGCCTGGCGGATCAGACCAACCTGCTGGCGCTGAACGCGGCAATCGAAGCAGCGCGCGCCGGTGAGGCCGGTCGTGGATTTGCGGTGGTGGCCGACGAGGTTCGTGCACTGGCTCATCGCACTCAGCAGTCGACCAGCGAAATCGAACGCATGATCGGCAGCATTCAGACCGGGACCGAACACGCGGTGAATTCGATGCGCAACAGCACCGAACGTGCCGAATCGACTTTGAACATTGCCCGTGGCGCCGGTTTGTCGCTGGACACGATCAACAGCGCCATCGTCGAGATCAATGAACGCAACCTGGTGATCGCCAGCGCGGCTGAAGAGCAGGCGCAAGTGGCTCGGGAAGTGGACCGCAACCTGGTGAACATCCGGGATCTGTCGGTGCAGTCGGCGACCGGGGCGAACCAGACGAGCGCGGCGAGCAATGAACTGTCGCGGTTGGCGCTGGACCTGAACAACATGGTTGGGCGGTTTAGCCTCTAA
- the putA gene encoding trifunctional transcriptional regulator/proline dehydrogenase/L-glutamate gamma-semialdehyde dehydrogenase, with the protein MATTTLGVKLDDPTRERLKAAATSIDRTPHWLIKQAIFNYLEKLEGGATLTELSGLTKDSDEAVDAPLDHAHQCFLEFAESILPQSVLRASITAAYRRPEPEVVPMLIEQARLPVAMAEATNKLAASIAEKLRNQKSAGGRAGIVQGLLQEFSLSSQEGVALMCLAEALLRIPDKGTRDALIRDKISTGNWQPHLGNSPSLFVNAATWGLLLTGKLVATHNETGLTSSLSRIIGKSGEPMIRKGVDMAMRLMGEQFVTGETIAEALANASKFEAKGFRYSYDMLGEAALTEHDAQKYLASYEQAIHSIGKASHGRGIYEGPGISIKLSALHPRYSRAQYERVMDELYPRLLSLTLLAKQYDIGLNIDAEEADRLELSLDLLERLCFEPQLTGWNGIGFVIQAYQKRCPYVIDYVIDLARRSRHRLMIRLVKGAYWDSEIKRAQVEGLEGYPVYTRKVYTDVSYIACARKLLSVPEVIYPQFATHNAHTLSAIYHIAGQNYYPGQYEFQCLHGMGEPLYEQVVGKVSEGKLNRPCRVYAPVGTHETLLAYLVRRLLENGANTSFVNQIADQSISIQALVADPVASIEQMATLEGGFGLPHPRIPLPRDLYGAERANSSGIDMANEHRLASLSCALLATAHNHWKAAPMLGCASSTETPAPVLNPSDLRDVVGHVQEATVEDVDNAIQCALNAAPIWQATPPAERAAILERAADLMEGEIQPLMGLLAREAGKTFANAIAEVREAVDFLRYYAVQARNDFTNDAHRPLGPVVCISPWNFPLAIFSGQVAAALAAGNPVLAKPAEQTPLVAAQAVRLLLEAGIPEGVLQLLPGRGETVGARLVGDDRVKGVMFTGSTEVARLLQRNVAGRLDAQGRPIPLIAETGGQNAMIVDSSALTEQVVIDVVSSAFDSAGQRCSALRVLCLQEDSADRVIEMLKGAMAECRLGNPERLSVDIGPVIDAEAKAGIEKHIQAMRDKGRNVYQVAIANSEEVKRGTFVMPTLIELESFDELQREIFGPVLHVVRYKRKDIDQLIGQINASGYGLTLGVHTRIDETIAKVIDNVHAGNVYVNRNIVGAVVGVQPFGGEGLSGTGPKAGGPLYLYRLLSTRPTDAIEQSFARGDAITAPDVRLRDAMSKPLTSLKAWADSNKFSDLSTLCVQFAAQSQSGITRVLAGPTGERNSYAILPREHVLCLAEVEGDLLTQLAAVLAVGGSAVWPDADLTKALFARLPKDIQAKIKLVSDWTKDEVVFDAVLHHGHSDQLRAVCQQVAKRAGAIVGVHGLSQGETNIALERLVIERALSVNTAAAGGNASLMTIG; encoded by the coding sequence ATGGCTACCACCACCCTTGGGGTCAAACTAGATGACCCGACCCGCGAGCGCCTCAAAGCCGCCGCGACTTCGATTGATCGCACGCCGCATTGGCTGATCAAGCAGGCAATTTTCAATTACCTGGAAAAACTCGAGGGTGGTGCAACCCTGACCGAGCTGAGCGGTTTGACCAAGGATTCCGACGAAGCCGTCGATGCGCCTCTGGATCACGCCCACCAGTGCTTCCTCGAATTTGCTGAAAGCATCCTGCCGCAATCGGTCCTGCGCGCCTCGATCACCGCCGCTTACCGTCGCCCTGAGCCGGAAGTGGTGCCGATGCTGATCGAACAGGCTCGCCTGCCGGTCGCCATGGCGGAAGCCACCAACAAACTCGCTGCTTCGATTGCCGAAAAACTGCGCAATCAGAAGAGCGCCGGCGGCCGTGCCGGCATTGTTCAGGGTTTGCTGCAGGAATTTTCCTTGTCGTCCCAGGAAGGCGTGGCACTGATGTGCCTGGCCGAAGCGCTGCTGCGTATCCCGGACAAAGGCACTCGCGACGCGCTGATTCGCGACAAAATCAGCACCGGCAACTGGCAGCCGCACTTGGGCAACAGCCCTTCGCTGTTCGTCAACGCCGCCACTTGGGGCTTGCTGCTGACCGGCAAACTGGTCGCCACCCATAACGAAACCGGCCTGACGTCGTCCCTGAGCCGCATCATCGGCAAGAGCGGCGAGCCGATGATTCGCAAGGGCGTCGACATGGCCATGCGCCTGATGGGCGAGCAGTTCGTGACCGGTGAAACCATCGCCGAAGCCTTGGCCAATGCGAGCAAGTTCGAAGCCAAGGGTTTCCGCTATTCCTACGACATGCTCGGCGAAGCGGCACTCACCGAACACGACGCTCAGAAGTACCTGGCCTCGTACGAACAAGCCATCCACTCGATCGGTAAAGCGTCCCACGGTCGTGGGATTTATGAAGGCCCGGGCATTTCCATCAAGCTCTCGGCACTGCACCCGCGTTACAGCCGCGCCCAGTACGAGCGCGTGATGGACGAGCTGTACCCGCGCCTGCTGTCGCTGACCTTGCTGGCCAAGCAATACGACATCGGCTTGAACATCGACGCCGAAGAAGCCGACCGCCTCGAACTGTCGCTGGACCTGCTGGAGCGCCTGTGCTTCGAGCCGCAACTGACCGGCTGGAACGGCATCGGTTTCGTGATCCAGGCTTATCAGAAGCGCTGCCCGTATGTGATCGACTACGTGATCGACCTGGCTCGCCGCAGCCGTCATCGCTTGATGATCCGTCTGGTGAAAGGCGCGTACTGGGACAGCGAAATCAAGCGCGCACAGGTTGAAGGCCTGGAAGGCTATCCGGTCTACACCCGCAAGGTGTACACCGACGTTTCCTACATCGCCTGCGCGCGCAAACTGCTGTCGGTGCCGGAAGTCATCTACCCGCAATTCGCCACGCACAACGCCCACACCCTGTCGGCCATTTACCACATCGCCGGTCAGAACTATTACCCCGGCCAGTACGAGTTCCAGTGCCTGCACGGCATGGGTGAACCGTTGTACGAACAGGTTGTAGGCAAAGTTTCCGAAGGCAAGTTGAACCGTCCGTGCCGCGTGTACGCACCGGTCGGTACTCACGAAACACTGCTGGCGTACCTGGTACGTCGCCTGCTGGAAAACGGCGCGAACACCTCGTTCGTCAACCAAATCGCCGATCAGTCCATCTCGATTCAGGCGCTGGTGGCCGATCCAGTGGCCAGCATCGAGCAAATGGCTACGCTGGAAGGCGGCTTCGGCCTGCCGCACCCGCGTATCCCGCTGCCGCGTGATCTTTATGGTGCCGAGCGCGCCAACTCCAGCGGCATCGACATGGCCAACGAACATCGTCTGGCTTCGTTGTCCTGCGCCCTGCTGGCCACTGCTCACAACCACTGGAAAGCCGCGCCGATGCTCGGTTGCGCCTCCAGCACTGAAACCCCTGCGCCAGTCCTGAACCCGTCCGATCTGCGTGACGTGGTCGGCCACGTGCAGGAAGCCACCGTCGAAGACGTCGACAACGCGATCCAGTGCGCCCTGAATGCCGCACCGATCTGGCAGGCCACCCCGCCCGCCGAACGCGCTGCGATTCTGGAACGTGCCGCTGATTTGATGGAAGGCGAAATCCAGCCGCTGATGGGCCTGCTGGCTCGCGAAGCCGGCAAGACGTTCGCCAACGCCATCGCCGAAGTGCGTGAAGCCGTGGACTTCCTGCGTTATTACGCGGTACAGGCACGTAACGATTTCACCAACGATGCCCACCGCCCGCTGGGTCCAGTGGTGTGCATCAGCCCGTGGAACTTCCCGCTGGCAATCTTCAGTGGCCAGGTGGCTGCTGCATTGGCTGCCGGCAACCCGGTATTGGCCAAGCCTGCGGAACAAACCCCGCTGGTAGCGGCTCAAGCCGTGCGCTTGCTGCTCGAAGCCGGGATTCCCGAAGGCGTGCTGCAACTGCTGCCGGGCCGTGGCGAAACCGTGGGTGCTCGTCTGGTCGGTGACGATCGGGTCAAAGGCGTGATGTTCACCGGTTCGACCGAAGTCGCTCGCTTGCTGCAACGCAACGTCGCCGGTCGTCTGGATGCACAAGGTCGCCCGATTCCGCTGATCGCTGAAACCGGCGGCCAGAACGCAATGATCGTCGACTCCTCGGCATTGACCGAACAGGTTGTGATCGACGTGGTGTCGTCAGCCTTCGACAGCGCCGGCCAACGTTGCTCGGCTCTGCGTGTGCTGTGCTTGCAGGAAGATTCCGCTGACCGTGTCATCGAAATGCTCAAGGGCGCGATGGCTGAATGCCGTCTCGGCAACCCGGAACGCCTGTCCGTTGACATCGGCCCGGTGATTGACGCCGAAGCCAAGGCGGGCATCGAGAAGCACATCCAGGCCATGCGCGACAAAGGTCGCAATGTGTATCAGGTGGCGATCGCCAACAGCGAAGAAGTCAAACGCGGCACCTTCGTGATGCCGACCTTGATTGAACTGGAAAGCTTCGACGAACTGCAACGGGAGATTTTCGGCCCGGTGCTGCACGTGGTTCGCTACAAGCGCAAAGACATCGATCAACTGATTGGTCAGATCAACGCTTCGGGTTACGGCCTGACGCTGGGTGTTCACACCCGGATCGACGAGACCATCGCCAAGGTGATCGACAACGTCCACGCCGGTAACGTCTACGTGAACCGCAATATCGTGGGTGCCGTGGTGGGCGTGCAGCCGTTTGGCGGCGAAGGCTTGTCGGGCACCGGTCCGAAGGCTGGCGGTCCGTTGTACCTGTACCGTCTGCTGTCGACACGTCCTACCGATGCGATTGAACAATCCTTCGCTCGCGGCGACGCAATCACAGCACCGGATGTGCGTCTGCGCGATGCCATGAGCAAACCGCTGACATCCCTGAAAGCCTGGGCCGACAGCAACAAGTTCAGCGACCTGAGCACCCTGTGCGTGCAGTTCGCGGCGCAATCGCAAAGCGGCATTACCCGCGTTCTGGCAGGCCCGACCGGCGAGCGCAACAGCTACGCCATCCTGCCCCGTGAACACGTGCTATGCCTGGCTGAAGTCGAAGGCGACCTGCTGACGCAGCTGGCGGCGGTATTGGCGGTGGGTGGCTCGGCAGTTTGGCCGGACGCTGACTTGACCAAGGCTTTGTTCGCACGTCTGCCGAAGGACATACAGGCGAAGATCAAGCTGGTGTCCGACTGGACCAAGGACGAAGTGGTGTTTGATGCGGTTCTGCATCATGGCCATTCCGATCAGCTGCGTGCGGTGTGCCAGCAAGTCGCCAAGCGTGCCGGGGCGATTGTCGGGGTTCATGGCTTGTCCCAAGGCGAGACCAACATTGCGCTGGAGCGACTGGTGATCGAGCGGGCTTTGAGCGTTAACACGGCTGCTGCTGGAGGCAATGCCAGTCTGATGACGATAGGTTAA
- a CDS encoding acyl-CoA dehydrogenase has product MSETLLSSRNLAFELYEVLDAEGLTQRERFADHNRETFDAAIGTARNIAEKFFAPHNRKNDENEPRYENGQAILIPEVKPAVDAFLEAGFLNAARSFDAGGMQLPTLLSQACFAHFQSANAASTSYPFLTMGAANLIESFGTDEQKQRFLQPMIDGRFFGTMALTEPHAGSSLSDIRTRAEPASDGTYRLKGNKIFISGGDHPLSENIVHMVLAKLPDAPAGVKGISLFIVPKFLVNDDGSLGKRNDVLLAGLFHKMGWRGTTSTALNFGDNGECVGYLVGKPHHGLSYMFQMMNEARIGVGMGAVMLGYAGYLYSLEYARERPQGRVPDSKDPNTAPVAIIQHADVKRMLLTQKAYVEGSFDLGLYAARLFDDTTTLETEDQRKQAHELLDLLTPIVKSWPSEFCLKANELAIQILGGHGYTREYPVEQYYRDNRLNPIHEGTHGIQSLDLLGRKLAQNGGAGLKQLIRLIADTAERAQAYESLTALREPLEKLVARLQTVTIGLLTDLGQGKVNSSLANSALYLKVFGHTVIGWRWLEQAIRAEEGLAKGNAADVSFYKGKLQAARYFLTWEVPGCHHELAILEARDDVCLGMQDEWF; this is encoded by the coding sequence ATGTCCGAGACGTTGCTCAGTTCCCGCAATCTGGCTTTCGAGCTGTATGAAGTCCTCGATGCCGAGGGCCTGACCCAGCGTGAGCGTTTTGCAGATCACAATCGCGAAACCTTCGATGCGGCTATCGGCACCGCGCGCAACATCGCCGAGAAATTTTTCGCGCCGCATAACCGCAAGAACGACGAGAACGAGCCGCGCTACGAAAACGGTCAGGCGATTCTGATTCCGGAAGTGAAACCGGCGGTGGATGCCTTTCTCGAAGCCGGTTTCCTCAACGCGGCGCGCAGTTTCGACGCCGGCGGCATGCAACTTCCTACGCTGCTTTCCCAGGCTTGCTTTGCGCACTTTCAATCGGCCAACGCGGCATCGACGTCCTATCCGTTCCTGACCATGGGCGCGGCCAACCTGATCGAAAGCTTCGGCACCGATGAACAGAAGCAGCGCTTCCTGCAACCGATGATTGACGGGCGCTTCTTCGGCACCATGGCCCTGACCGAGCCGCACGCCGGTTCTTCGCTGTCGGATATTCGTACACGCGCCGAGCCTGCGTCTGACGGCACCTATCGCCTCAAGGGCAACAAGATCTTCATCTCGGGCGGCGACCATCCGCTGTCGGAAAACATCGTGCACATGGTGCTGGCCAAATTGCCGGACGCACCGGCCGGGGTGAAGGGTATTTCGCTGTTCATCGTGCCCAAGTTTCTGGTCAACGATGACGGCAGCCTCGGCAAGCGCAATGACGTGCTGCTGGCCGGGCTGTTCCACAAGATGGGCTGGCGCGGCACCACCTCCACCGCGCTGAACTTCGGCGATAACGGGGAGTGTGTCGGGTATCTGGTGGGCAAGCCGCACCACGGCTTGAGCTACATGTTCCAGATGATGAACGAGGCGCGGATCGGCGTCGGCATGGGCGCAGTGATGCTCGGCTACGCCGGTTATCTGTATTCGCTGGAGTACGCCCGTGAGCGTCCGCAAGGTCGGGTGCCGGACAGCAAGGATCCGAACACCGCGCCGGTGGCGATCATTCAGCACGCTGACGTCAAACGCATGTTGCTGACTCAGAAGGCCTACGTCGAAGGCTCGTTCGACCTTGGGTTGTATGCCGCGCGGCTGTTCGATGACACCACGACGCTGGAGACTGAGGACCAGCGCAAGCAGGCCCATGAACTATTGGATTTGCTGACGCCGATCGTCAAATCCTGGCCGTCGGAGTTTTGCCTGAAGGCCAACGAACTGGCGATCCAGATTCTGGGCGGTCACGGTTATACCCGCGAATATCCGGTTGAGCAGTACTACCGCGATAACCGCCTGAACCCGATTCATGAAGGCACTCACGGCATTCAGTCACTGGATTTGCTGGGGCGCAAACTGGCGCAGAACGGCGGTGCCGGGCTCAAGCAATTGATCCGGCTGATCGCCGACACGGCCGAGCGCGCTCAGGCATACGAATCGCTGACGGCGCTGCGTGAACCGCTGGAAAAACTGGTGGCGCGCCTGCAAACGGTGACCATCGGTTTGCTCACGGACCTGGGTCAGGGCAAGGTCAACAGCAGCCTGGCGAATTCGGCGCTGTACCTGAAAGTGTTCGGGCACACGGTGATTGGCTGGCGCTGGCTGGAGCAGGCGATTCGTGCCGAGGAAGGGTTGGCCAAAGGCAATGCGGCGGATGTGAGCTTCTATAAGGGCAAGCTGCAGGCGGCGCGGTATTTCCTGACGTGGGAAGTGCCGGGTTGCCATCATGAATTGGCGATTCTTGAGGCGCGGGATGATGTGTGCCTTGGGATGCAGGATGAGTGGTTCTGA
- a CDS encoding cell division protein ZapA, with protein MNHGAAGVKVVSILGEDYSIKAPAGEEQTLLDAVMMLKAALADTKRKYPTLIGDRLLVLAAMNLCSQQIEMKKQHKQELDRYQEQVSATVEVISKTINQA; from the coding sequence ATGAACCACGGCGCCGCAGGGGTAAAAGTCGTCTCGATCCTGGGGGAGGACTATTCGATCAAGGCGCCGGCCGGGGAAGAGCAAACCCTGCTGGACGCCGTGATGATGTTGAAGGCTGCCCTGGCCGACACCAAAAGAAAGTACCCGACGCTGATCGGTGACCGCCTGCTGGTGCTGGCTGCGATGAATCTGTGTTCCCAGCAGATCGAAATGAAAAAGCAGCACAAGCAGGAACTCGACCGTTACCAAGAGCAAGTCAGCGCCACGGTTGAAGTGATCTCCAAGACGATCAATCAGGCCTGA
- the putP gene encoding sodium/proline symporter PutP — protein sequence MSVSNPTLITFVIYIAAMVLIGLMAYRSTNNLSDYILGGRSLGSVVTALSAGASDMSGWLLMGLPGAIYMSGLSESWIAIGLIIGAYLNWLFVAGRLRVQTEHNGDALTLPDYFASRFEDKSGLLRIISAVVILVFFTIYCASGIVAGARLFESTFGMSYETALWAGAAATIAYTFVGGFLAVSWTDTVQATLMIFALLLTPIIVLLATGGIDTTFLAIEAQDPSNFDMLKNTTFIGIISLMGWGLGYFGQPHILARFMAADSVKSIANARRISMTWMILCLGGTVAVGFFGIAYFSANPAVAMPVTENHERVFIELAKILFNPWIAGVLLSAILAAVMSTLSCQLLVCSSALTEDFYKTFLRKSASQVELVWVGRAMVLLVALIAIALAANPSNRVLGLVSYAWAGFGAAFGPVVLISVIWKDMTRNGALAGILVGAITVIVWKHFELLGLYEIIPGFIFASLAIYIVSKLGTPTHGMLQRFAAAEADFRLNK from the coding sequence ATGAGCGTAAGTAATCCAACCCTGATCACGTTCGTGATCTACATCGCAGCAATGGTGCTGATCGGCTTGATGGCCTATCGCTCCACCAACAACCTTTCTGACTACATTCTGGGCGGTCGCAGCCTGGGCAGCGTCGTCACGGCCTTGTCCGCCGGTGCCTCCGACATGAGTGGCTGGTTGTTGATGGGCCTGCCGGGCGCCATCTACATGTCTGGTCTGTCCGAAAGCTGGATCGCCATTGGCCTGATCATCGGTGCTTACCTGAACTGGCTGTTCGTCGCTGGCCGTCTGCGCGTGCAGACCGAGCACAACGGCGATGCCCTGACCCTGCCGGATTACTTCGCCAGCCGTTTCGAAGACAAAAGCGGCCTGCTGCGGATTATTTCTGCGGTGGTGATCCTGGTGTTCTTCACCATTTACTGCGCGTCCGGCATCGTCGCTGGCGCCCGTCTGTTTGAAAGCACCTTCGGCATGTCCTACGAGACTGCGCTGTGGGCCGGTGCTGCGGCGACGATTGCCTACACCTTCGTCGGCGGTTTCCTCGCTGTAAGCTGGACCGATACCGTACAAGCCACGCTGATGATCTTCGCGCTGTTGCTGACGCCAATCATCGTACTGCTCGCAACCGGCGGCATCGACACCACGTTCCTGGCCATCGAAGCGCAAGACCCAAGCAACTTCGACATGCTGAAAAACACCACCTTCATCGGCATCATCTCGCTGATGGGCTGGGGCCTGGGCTACTTCGGCCAGCCGCACATCCTCGCGCGTTTCATGGCGGCGGATTCGGTCAAGTCGATCGCCAACGCCCGTCGCATCTCCATGACCTGGATGATCCTGTGCCTGGGTGGCACCGTGGCAGTGGGCTTCTTCGGTATCGCTTACTTCTCGGCCAACCCGGCCGTGGCCATGCCGGTGACCGAGAACCACGAGCGTGTGTTCATCGAACTGGCGAAAATCCTCTTCAACCCATGGATCGCCGGTGTATTGCTGTCGGCCATCCTGGCTGCCGTGATGAGCACCCTGAGCTGCCAATTGCTGGTGTGCTCCAGTGCCCTGACCGAAGACTTCTACAAAACCTTCCTGCGTAAATCCGCTTCCCAGGTGGAACTGGTCTGGGTCGGCCGCGCCATGGTGCTGCTGGTTGCCCTGATCGCTATCGCGCTGGCGGCTAACCCGAGCAACCGGGTACTGGGTCTGGTCAGCTACGCTTGGGCAGGTTTCGGTGCCGCGTTTGGTCCGGTTGTGCTGATCTCCGTGATCTGGAAAGACATGACACGCAACGGCGCACTGGCCGGCATCCTGGTCGGCGCGATCACCGTGATCGTGTGGAAGCACTTCGAGCTGCTGGGTCTGTACGAAATTATCCCGGGCTTCATCTTCGCCAGCCTGGCGATCTACATCGTCAGCAAACTGGGCACGCCGACTCACGGCATGCTGCAGCGCTTCGCCGCTGCCGAGGCTGATTTCCGCCTGAACAAGTGA
- a CDS encoding methyl-accepting chemotaxis protein, with protein MIGEVLTTSERLRTAVGQVARVVDNTAERSGRQQEMTDMVATAVHEMGLTVQEIAQNAGNAAVASQNARDEAMQAREVVGGSIRHIESMSDEIGIAAGAVGELANQVASIDQVLAVIRGISEQTNLLALNAAIEAARAGDMGRGFAVVADEVRTLARRTQASTDEIQQMIGSLKQGAENAVSSMHSGQAATGTGVESSQRTGASLTAITGQVERISDMNHQVATATEEQSAVTEEINRNVQGISDLARATAGEVRACREDCQTLQRLADDLARQMSSFKLT; from the coding sequence ATGATTGGCGAAGTGCTGACTACCAGCGAGCGTTTGCGCACGGCCGTCGGCCAGGTGGCGCGAGTGGTAGACAACACCGCCGAACGTTCTGGTCGCCAGCAGGAAATGACCGACATGGTTGCCACCGCCGTCCACGAGATGGGCCTGACCGTGCAGGAAATCGCCCAGAACGCGGGTAATGCCGCCGTCGCTTCGCAAAATGCTCGCGATGAAGCGATGCAGGCGCGGGAAGTGGTGGGCGGGTCGATTCGGCATATTGAAAGCATGTCGGATGAAATCGGTATCGCGGCGGGTGCCGTTGGCGAGTTGGCCAACCAGGTGGCGTCCATCGATCAGGTGCTGGCGGTGATTCGCGGAATTTCCGAGCAGACCAATTTGCTGGCACTCAATGCGGCCATCGAGGCCGCGCGAGCCGGTGACATGGGCCGTGGTTTTGCGGTGGTGGCGGATGAAGTGCGCACCCTTGCACGGCGGACACAGGCGTCCACCGATGAAATTCAACAGATGATCGGCAGCCTCAAGCAGGGCGCGGAGAATGCCGTGTCTTCGATGCATTCCGGGCAAGCGGCGACTGGTACTGGTGTTGAGTCGAGTCAGCGCACCGGGGCGTCGTTGACGGCGATTACCGGGCAGGTCGAGCGCATCAGCGACATGAACCATCAGGTGGCAACGGCGACGGAGGAGCAATCGGCAGTGACCGAAGAGATCAACCGCAACGTTCAGGGGATTTCCGATCTGGCCCGGGCGACGGCAGGCGAAGTCAGGGCTTGTCGTGAGGATTGCCAGACGTTGCAGCGGTTGGCTGATGATCTGGCGCGGCAGATGAGCAGTTTCAAACTCACCTAA